Genomic segment of Tachysurus fulvidraco isolate hzauxx_2018 chromosome 22, HZAU_PFXX_2.0, whole genome shotgun sequence:
gaggcggggttTAACCTGTTACTAGGGTGACACATTTtgttgaagactgtgattggttgtcaaataataaaatatcaaataatctaaaaaaaaatgatgtaaaataatctaaaataaaataacaaataatgtaagatactgtaaaataaaatatcaaacaatataatatcaaatcaaataatatcaaataatgtaaaataatttaaaataaaataaaaaataatataaaacaatataaaatcacatcaaataaaataatataaaatcaaataatatcaaatcaaataataGTAAATGTGTTCTTATTGCAGTTCTACAATGAGGAAGAGGCGAAGAAGTATTCCCAAAAGTAAGCTGCTTCTTGCACTGTCGATCAATTCAGCTTGTGTTTTTtacttctctgtgtgtctgtaaataAAGTGTGCACCGATAAAATTCTTGCTGTAATCAGTGTCTGCTTTATTCCACACAGCTCTCGGATGATTGAGATCCAGACACAGATGTCAGAGAGAGCAGTGGAGCTGCTGAGCTTGCCAGAAGATCAGCCTTGCTATCTGCTGGATGTAgggtgtgtatttacagtgttcTGGGTCACAAATCCAATGTTTAACAATTCATCCTGGACATTCATATATACATCTGGGTCCGTATTCATAAAGACTCTAAGAATGATCTCTGAGAGCTCCTCTTACTATGATTCaggaccattcattcattcattcattcattcattttctaccgcttatccgaacttctcgggtcacagggagcctgtgcctatctgaggcgtcatcgggcatcgaggcaggatacaccctggacggagtgccaacccatcgcagggcaaacacacactctcattcactcacacactcccatgcatgtctttggaccgggggaggaaaccggagtacccggaggaaacccccgaggcacggggagaacatgcaaactccacacacacaaggcggaggcgggaatcgaacccccaaccctggaggtgtgaggcgaacgtgctaaccactaagccaccgtgccctccatTCAGGACCAATCTTAGGAAAATACACACAcgtttatcttagagaggaggcggggttTAACCTGTTACTAGGGTGACACATTTtgttgaagactgtgattggttgttcaaaaaaaaaaaaaataggagcgCTTTTAACATCTGgtttattataaaccttcactttgtctctatctATGTTAAGATACCGAGTCTATACCGTGTAGGGATTATGTTCGTGACCCATCATATTAAATATCATACACAcaacatttcttctccctcttcaagtttcagccattttctcctctgataaagaaactcttcatccttttaaaagtcctcctcacttctcctaacacttcttttaagggttaagatacTTTATGAAGAACTTTTATCTTTGCTAGgattttctctttctgtgtctgtgcgtgatTCAGTCTTCTGTTTGTCTCTTCAGCTGTGGTTCTGGACTCAGTGGAGATTATTTATCAGAAGAAGGTCATTACTGGGTCGGTGTGGACATCAGCACAGCCATGTTGAGTGAGTACCGGTTGTCACATCCACTAAACTCTACTGTAGTAGTTATTAGTCTTGGAGTATGAGGATCGTCTGCTGTGCCATACACcagataaatataaaactgcAATATAATAACGGTCCTGTTTTTCCTGTTAGTCGTATAAGCGTGTgagatattgtttatttttctgtgtaagACGTTGCCTCGGACAGGGAGGTGGACGGAGATCTCGTATTAGGAGACATGGGACAAGGAATGCCTTTCAGACCGGGGACGTTCGACGGATGTATCAggtaaagagggaaaaaaacagtttctgattttttttttgtttgttcgtttgtttttttcaatgaGAAACTACTTAAAGTGGTGAGACTGCGTGTGTAGGATCCTACTGATAAAACTCCTACTAGTAAAGATACGTATCTAATGACTtcctgtgagagagagagagagagagagagagagagagagagagagagagaaagggaaagagagagtaagagagagagagaaagggaaagagagagagagtaagagagagagctCTCTAAGTGAGATAGCGAATGGATCACTCGCTcattatcctctctctctcatcccctttccctctctctctctctctccattcctctctcctcttctctctctcttcttctccctccctttcccttcctctctctcccttctctctctcttcccttctccctcttctctctttttctctctctcccctttccctctctctttctctctccctctctctctcccttcctctccctgtctctctctccctctcttctccctttccctccctccctttccctctctctctctatccctttctcactttctctctctctctctccctccctttccctcatttctctcttcctctatccctctctctccccctttccctctctctttctctctctctctccctctctctctctctcactctctctctccttcttcctccctctttctctccctctctctctccctctctccctttccctgtctctctctctccctttccctgtctctctctccctttctctctctctctctctctcttgttctctctcccccctttcctctctctcccttcccctctctttctctctctctctctctctccccttcccctccctttctctccctttccctctctcttccaccttcctctctctctctctctctcttctcttacTCGCAAAGAGAGTAACACGTAACACGACACGTCTGCAGAAAGTCTGTGATGTTGATCAGTCGCTTTAGATGTTCACACTTGGCTTCATTCTGCTTCCAAGTCTCTTGttccaatttatttgtaaagtaaATCAGATTAAATCTTTATCTGTAAAATTCCAACGTTTTGCCCCGTTGTGTGTCCATTCATGTACGTGATCTAATGACGTGGCAGGGAGGAGtgcaggacagtgcaggacagtgcaggacaatgcaggacagtgcaggacaatgcaggacagtgcaggacaatgcAGGGCAGTGCAGGACAGTGCAgggcagtgcaggacaatgcaggacagtgcaggacaatgcaggacagtgcagggcagtgcaggacaatgcaggacagtgcaggacagtgcagggcactgcaggacagtgcaggacaatgcAGGACAGTGCAGGGCAGTGCAGTGCAGGACAATGCAGGGCAGtgcaggacagtgcaggacaatgcaggacagtgcaggacaattcAGGACAGTGCAGtgcaagacaatgcaggacagtgcaggacaatgcAGGACAATACAGTGTCCAGAGCTTCAGTTCACATGCACATGAATTCGAGTGACTCCCATTTGACTCTTCTGTCCAGCTCCATGTCCAGATTTGTTCTAGACTCCTTTTTGTCCTCAGTATCTCGGCTCTGCAGTGGCTGTGTAATGCAGATAAAAAGACACACAGTCCTCCCAAGAGACTCTACAACTTCTTCAGCACGCTCTACTCCTCTCTGGTAGGACCCCCATACAACCAAACAcgatacacacattcactcaacGTTCTGTAACAATAATGTTCACTGGAATCAAACTGTCTGGATCATTTGTTCATCTGTAGACCAGAAGCGCTCGTGCTGTCTTCCAGCTTTATCCAGAAAATTCCGAGCAGGTGAGGAAACTACTGAGCAGAACCTTTGTCCTTCTTATACCACATTGGCTGCATCCCAgacgacaaacacacacgcacacacacacacacacacacacacacacacacacacacacacacacacacacacacacacacacacacacacacacacttacactgtaatgtgctgtagtgtgtgtagtgtgatgaCTTACGCACTAACAGTGTCGCACTAACACAAGATTAACATGAAGTTTTAAAGTCAGACATGATGAGCTCATTTAAATCTCATTCCATCCTGGTGTTTTACATCcatctccacacacatacacacacacgctcccatctccacacacacacacacacacacacacacgctcccatctccacacacatacacacacacgctcccatctccacacacatacacacacacgctcccatctccacacacacacatacacacacacgctcccatctccacacacacacatacacacacacgctcccatctccacacacatacacacacgctcccatctccacacacatacacacacgctcccatctccacacacacacacacacacacacacacgctcccatctccacacacacacacacacacacacgctcccatctccacacacacacacacacacacacgctcccatctccacacacacacacacacacacgctcccatctccacacacatacacacacacactcccatctccacacacacacacacacacgcccctatctccacacacacgcccccatctccacacacacacacgcccccatctccacacacacacacacacacacagatttctacacacacccccatctccacacacacccccccatctccacacaccccccccatctccacacccccccccatctccacacacacgtccccatctccacacacacgcCCCCATCTCCACACACGCccccatctccacacacactcctcctgtTCTCGACGCACACCCCCCTGTTCTCGACGCACACCCCCCTGTTCTCGACGCACACACCCCTGTTCTTGACGCACACACCCCCTCTTCTCGACGCACACCATCACCCCTTCTCAATGCAAACCCCCCCATTCTGGACACACACTCCCCCttctcgacacacacacaccatctcgacacacactttttattgcAGTAAAACAACAATTGCATAGTGATGACAGGAAGTTACCTGCTTGTGATCACTTTGGTATCTGGTTCCAGTTGGAGTTGATCACATCCCAGGCCATGAGGGCAGGTTTCACAGGAGGCATGGTAGTCGACTACCCCAACAGCAGCAAAGCCAAAAAGTATGTGCCCTCCCCCTCTTTTCTTCAGTGCCACACTATCATCAGTCACtcgtgttgttgtgtgtgagtgtttatatcTAATCACCTCCTGCACTCTTCCTGAAGGTTCTTCCTCTGCCTGTTCGCCGGTGTGTCTGGTGTCTTGCCCAAGGTACAGAACCTAAATCACAGAACACTGAGCGCAGATTTGGCTTTAAATGTTAACAtgcatttgtttttctctgtatttaagGGTTTAGGGACTGAGACTGTGGACAGAAACGTTACAAATCAAGCGCAGTTCACAGGACAGAGGTATGACAGGAATCTctatacaataacacacacacacacatctccacacacacacacacacacacacacacacacacacccatctccacacacacacacgcgcacacacacacacatctccacacacgcacacacacacacacacacacacacatctccacacacgcacacacacacacacacacacccacacacacacacacacacacacacacacacacacacatctccacacacgcacacacacacacacacacacatctccacacacgcacacacacacacacacacacatctccacacatgcacacacacacacacacacatctccacacattcacacacacacacacacacatctccacacacgcacacacacacacacacacgtctacacacacacacgtctacacacacacacacatctaaacacacacacacacacacatctaaacacacacacacacacacatctaaacacacacacaaacacatctaaacacacacacacacacacatctaaacacacacacacacacacacacacatctaaacacacacacacacacatctccacacacacacacacacacacacacacacatctaaacacacacacacacacacacacacacacacatctaaacacacacacacacacacacacacacacaccatctccacacaccacaccacccacacacacacccacacacccacacacactctccacacacgcacacaccacacacacccacacacacatctccacacacgcaccacacacacaccacacaca
This window contains:
- the bud23 gene encoding probable 18S rRNA (guanine-N(7))-methyltransferase; translation: MAASCRRPEHMAPPEMFYNEEEAKKYSQNSRMIEIQTQMSERAVELLSLPEDQPCYLLDVGCGSGLSGDYLSEEGHYWVGVDISTAMLNVASDREVDGDLVLGDMGQGMPFRPGTFDGCISISALQWLCNADKKTHSPPKRLYNFFSTLYSSLTRSARAVFQLYPENSEQLELITSQAMRAGFTGGMVVDYPNSSKAKKFFLCLFAGVSGVLPKGLGTETVDRNVTNQAQFTGQRSRFKNLKGKSLKKGKDWIKEKKERRRRQGKDVRADTKYTGRNRRPRF